One genomic segment of Aliarcobacter cibarius includes these proteins:
- a CDS encoding TolC family protein — translation MKKLYFSFFVPLFLYSQNLDELVNLSIENKLINASAQSLEAIKEDYKSVQSGYLPKLDVGAGYSIAEHESSTTPHKGANAYGSVNYLLYDGGKKSDVYESYENTIKSGEKSLEALKNGISLTVINYYYNYLSLLAKKETKIQEINELNAQKDRITRFFDAGSTTEDELQKIISRVENAKVTLQEIELEITTILHNLEYITGNQVSISEGSIIEALTAEKEKNLRFDIQALEYDTKTKQSNANAQKSDYLPKVTLDNTFNYYDRDYSNKSNEPAGLQDHQNIASANMKWNLFAFGETKHKVESKQKEYLSSKLKYEYEKNRANVDLQLALKAYDISKAKIKSSEANIKAAQSAYEIIKSKFENGLIDNVAFLQSLTEKYDAISQHKTALNDLEIKKANIIYHSGEKLQEYIK, via the coding sequence TTGAAAAAATTATATTTTTCTTTTTTTGTACCTCTTTTTTTATATAGCCAAAACTTAGATGAGTTAGTAAATTTATCTATTGAAAACAAGCTAATAAATGCTTCAGCACAAAGTCTTGAAGCAATAAAAGAAGATTATAAAAGTGTACAAAGTGGTTATTTACCGAAATTAGATGTTGGAGCTGGTTATTCTATAGCAGAACATGAATCAAGTACAACTCCTCATAAAGGGGCAAATGCTTATGGTAGTGTAAACTACTTACTTTATGATGGTGGAAAAAAATCAGATGTTTATGAATCTTATGAAAATACAATAAAAAGTGGTGAAAAAAGTTTAGAAGCTCTTAAAAATGGTATATCTTTAACTGTAATAAATTATTATTACAATTATTTATCACTACTTGCTAAAAAAGAGACAAAAATTCAGGAAATAAATGAATTAAATGCTCAAAAAGATAGAATCACAAGATTCTTTGATGCAGGAAGTACAACTGAAGATGAACTTCAAAAAATCATCTCTAGAGTTGAAAATGCAAAAGTTACTCTTCAAGAGATAGAACTTGAAATTACTACAATTTTACATAATCTTGAATATATTACAGGAAATCAAGTATCTATTAGTGAAGGCTCTATTATTGAAGCATTAACAGCAGAAAAAGAGAAAAATTTAAGATTTGATATTCAAGCTTTAGAATATGATACAAAAACAAAACAAAGCAATGCGAATGCACAAAAAAGTGATTATCTTCCAAAAGTTACTTTAGATAATACTTTTAATTACTATGACAGAGACTATAGCAATAAATCTAATGAACCTGCTGGTTTACAAGATCATCAAAATATTGCAAGTGCAAATATGAAATGGAATCTTTTTGCTTTTGGAGAAACAAAGCATAAAGTTGAATCAAAACAAAAAGAATATTTATCGAGTAAACTTAAATATGAATATGAAAAAAATAGAGCAAACGTTGATTTACAACTAGCTTTAAAGGCTTATGATATTTCAAAAGCTAAAATTAAATCTAGTGAAGCGAATATAAAAGCTGCACAAAGTGCTTATGAAATTATAAAATCAAAATTTGAAAATGGTCTTATAGATAATGTAGCATTTCTACAAAGTTTAACTGAAAAATACGACGCTATAAGCCAACATAAAACTGCTTTAAATGATTTAGAAATTAAAAAAGCAAATATTATTTATCACAGTGGTGAAAAATTACAGGAGTATATAAAATGA
- a CDS encoding MarR family winged helix-turn-helix transcriptional regulator translates to MNKKYIDDFYQRVSQNESHEVFTLSLPMLLITKNLHNVSESFFKSNYDLIHSEIDVLAALYFNNIEHSLTPTELYDATIFSSGGMTKVLNKLEDREYIKRTISKEDKRKTFVSLTKNGVSLIEDCIKNTSCRLQESFSVLSQKEQNDLKKILSKLLYSMI, encoded by the coding sequence ATGAATAAAAAATATATAGATGATTTTTACCAAAGAGTATCACAAAATGAAAGCCATGAAGTGTTTACTTTATCATTACCAATGTTACTCATTACTAAAAATTTGCATAATGTTTCTGAAAGTTTTTTCAAAAGTAATTATGATTTAATCCATTCAGAAATTGACGTTTTGGCAGCTTTGTATTTTAATAATATAGAACACTCATTAACGCCAACAGAGTTATATGATGCTACAATTTTTTCATCTGGTGGTATGACAAAGGTTTTAAACAAACTTGAAGATAGGGAATATATAAAAAGAACTATTTCAAAAGAAGATAAAAGAAAAACTTTTGTTTCATTAACTAAAAATGGAGTCTCTTTAATAGAAGATTGTATAAAAAACACATCTTGTAGACTTCAAGAATCTTTTTCAGTTCTTAGTCAAAAAGAGCAAAACGACTTAAAAAAAATATTATCAAAACTACTTTACTCTATGATTTAA
- a CDS encoding PAS domain-containing protein, with protein MDRYEYKNQLETLQKLSHIGLWEYDLKTNVLSWTDEVYNIFELDKNIFTPTYDNFLDKVHPEDKQMVREAYLTSIKNQTVYKQIHRLLMNDGRVKWVKDECVTQFDEKGVALYSKGAVQDITELTLAKLKAENEHDKLKAVFDNAPDLLWIKDPKGVYISCNKRFEELYGAKEKDIVNKTDYDFVDKELVSPEYNFSVSPVLVNTIAWVSRIGDDFRKLFDSRAIQLATHSGGNGVDLLNGLRVQFTKLGANVMTKEILTTYQNKCDDVTLENIFVEFINNIKK; from the coding sequence ATGGATAGATACGAATATAAAAATCAGCTTGAAACTCTGCAGAAATTATCACATATTGGTCTTTGGGAATATGATTTAAAAACTAATGTTTTATCTTGGACAGATGAAGTATATAATATATTTGAGTTAGATAAAAATATTTTTACTCCGACTTATGATAATTTCTTAGATAAAGTTCATCCTGAAGATAAACAAATGGTTAGAGAAGCTTACCTAACTTCTATCAAAAATCAAACAGTATATAAACAAATACATAGATTGTTAATGAATGATGGAAGAGTAAAATGGGTAAAAGATGAGTGTGTAACACAGTTTGATGAAAAAGGAGTTGCTCTTTATTCAAAAGGTGCTGTACAAGATATAACCGAGTTAACATTAGCAAAACTAAAAGCAGAAAATGAACATGATAAATTAAAAGCTGTTTTTGATAATGCACCAGATTTATTATGGATAAAAGATCCTAAAGGGGTTTATATCTCTTGTAATAAAAGATTTGAAGAGTTATATGGAGCAAAAGAAAAAGATATAGTAAATAAAACAGATTATGATTTTGTAGATAAGGAACTTGTATCTCCTGAATACAATTTTAGTGTTTCTCCAGTACTTGTAAATACTATTGCTTGGGTTTCAAGAATTGGTGATGATTTTAGAAAACTATTTGATTCAAGAGCTATTCAATTAGCAACACATTCAGGTGGGAATGGAGTTGATTTATTAAATGGATTAAGAGTACAATTTACAAAACTTGGTGCTAATGTTATGACTAAAGAGATTCTCACAACTTACCAAAATAAGTGTGATGATGTAACTTTAGAAAATATCTTTGTTGAATTTATAAATAATATAAAGAAGTAA
- a CDS encoding pirin family protein: MLKKLPKENMGTSDLGWLQSRFHFSFAEYRNPKNINFGCLRVLNDDLIHPETGFGTHPHSNMEIISYIVDGEITHKDSMGNSETLRRGEVQYLSAGDGIYHSEKNLHKSKDLRLLQMWIIPPKAGLPRLYGSHKYEEAQRYNKFLNIVSSQDGNSPIKIYQDVNIYVSELDKELEFEIKKDRQVYFMQIEGCANINGVTLDFGDAMEITCEDKITISPVTKSHVLFIDMPADLTC; encoded by the coding sequence ATGTTGAAAAAATTACCAAAAGAGAATATGGGAACATCTGATTTAGGTTGGTTACAAAGTCGTTTTCATTTTAGTTTTGCTGAATATAGAAATCCAAAGAATATTAACTTTGGGTGTTTACGAGTGCTGAATGATGATTTAATACATCCAGAAACTGGATTTGGAACTCATCCTCATTCAAATATGGAGATTATTTCTTATATCGTTGATGGTGAAATTACTCATAAAGATTCTATGGGAAATAGTGAAACTTTAAGAAGAGGAGAAGTTCAATATCTAAGCGCTGGCGATGGAATATATCATAGTGAAAAAAACTTACATAAAAGTAAAGATTTAAGACTTTTACAAATGTGGATTATTCCTCCAAAAGCAGGGCTTCCAAGACTTTATGGTTCACATAAATATGAAGAGGCTCAAAGATATAATAAATTCTTAAATATAGTATCAAGTCAAGATGGGAATAGCCCTATTAAAATCTATCAAGATGTTAATATTTATGTAAGTGAATTAGATAAAGAACTTGAATTTGAAATAAAAAAAGATAGACAAGTTTATTTTATGCAAATTGAAGGTTGTGCAAATATAAATGGAGTAACATTAGATTTTGGTGATGCAATGGAAATTACTTGTGAAGATAAAATAACAATTTCACCAGTTACTAAAAGTCATGTATTATTCATAGATATGCCAGCTGATTTAACTTGTTAA
- a CDS encoding sensor histidine kinase produces the protein MKLKTKIYLFQIILSTILFLFLVLNYFSYIHQYKKDINEHINEEIIIHKKQILSSINIANVEFGKKEQLFYDIHNEALNILKNNINLDLEELQKILKSRFQLKDHMKIQIYLIDKNYTIYKTTFPKDLGFNLSIAADAKGYLDKTSIDNKIYVSDFASTDSMNMEYKLYTYSKLIEGKYLELGFVDTRLNNYALSIENINFNSKIKIYNVGKNDTEYYYYEMDLQNYYENKEEFFKTVKRFSLEQSNDDLILNTLKNNKQIIIDNGNIQTVYINIFDDNMYNILGFENFIMQLDINISDKKKFMQNYEYMFLITLITISILLIIMYIFIKKYFTLPINTIRESLINSQKIEDDSILLSNDELSDISKIYNKLYEKLSNEINLNSNLLKENKRFIADTVHQIRTPLTNIMMNAEMVKKLQKDSSLYSFIDKIDASVNMLSNSYEDLAYITTSDTFEYAAAKINLTHILKDRIRFFSTISKVSKKEIESNIEDNIFININQIEVERIIDNNISNAIKYATKNELITINLYKNNDKLILEFKSFGNAIKNKDRIFDKNYREDEGKRGLGLGLNMVKNICDKYGILYEVSYLNNQNIFTYNLSNLKS, from the coding sequence AGATATAAATGAGCATATAAATGAAGAAATAATTATTCATAAAAAACAGATATTATCATCAATAAATATTGCAAACGTCGAGTTTGGAAAGAAAGAACAACTTTTTTATGACATTCATAACGAAGCTTTAAATATTTTAAAAAACAATATAAATTTAGATTTAGAAGAGCTACAAAAAATATTAAAAAGTAGATTTCAACTAAAAGATCATATGAAAATTCAAATCTATTTAATAGACAAAAATTATACTATTTATAAAACTACATTTCCAAAAGATTTAGGATTTAATCTATCAATAGCAGCTGATGCAAAAGGTTATCTAGATAAAACATCAATTGATAATAAAATTTATGTATCAGATTTTGCTTCAACTGATTCAATGAACATGGAATACAAGCTTTATACCTATTCAAAACTTATTGAAGGCAAATATCTAGAACTTGGTTTTGTAGATACTAGACTAAACAACTATGCACTATCAATTGAAAATATTAATTTTAATTCAAAAATAAAAATTTATAATGTAGGAAAAAATGACACCGAATACTACTATTATGAAATGGATTTGCAAAATTATTATGAAAATAAGGAAGAGTTTTTTAAAACTGTAAAACGTTTTTCACTCGAACAATCAAATGATGACCTTATTTTAAATACATTAAAAAACAATAAACAAATTATTATAGATAATGGAAATATACAAACTGTTTATATAAATATTTTTGATGATAATATGTATAACATTTTAGGTTTTGAAAATTTTATTATGCAACTAGATATAAATATTAGCGATAAAAAAAAGTTCATGCAAAATTATGAATATATGTTTTTAATAACTTTAATAACAATATCAATATTACTAATTATTATGTATATTTTTATTAAAAAATATTTTACACTGCCTATTAATACAATAAGAGAAAGTCTAATAAATTCACAAAAAATCGAAGATGATTCAATTTTATTATCAAATGACGAGTTATCTGATATTTCAAAAATATATAATAAACTTTATGAAAAATTATCAAATGAGATAAATCTAAATTCAAATCTTTTAAAAGAAAATAAAAGATTTATTGCAGATACAGTTCATCAAATAAGAACACCTCTTACAAATATAATGATGAATGCTGAAATGGTTAAAAAATTACAAAAAGATAGCTCTCTTTACTCTTTTATTGATAAAATCGACGCTTCAGTTAATATGCTTTCAAACTCTTATGAAGATTTAGCTTATATAACAACATCTGATACTTTTGAATATGCAGCTGCAAAAATCAATTTAACTCATATATTAAAAGATAGGATTAGATTTTTTTCAACGATATCAAAAGTTAGTAAGAAAGAAATTGAATCAAATATAGAAGATAATATATTTATTAATATTAACCAAATAGAAGTAGAAAGAATAATAGATAATAATATTTCAAATGCAATAAAATATGCGACAAAAAATGAATTAATTACAATAAATCTTTACAAAAATAATGATAAGTTAATTTTAGAATTTAAATCATTTGGTAATGCAATCAAAAACAAAGATAGAATTTTTGATAAAAATTACAGAGAAGATGAAGGGAAAAGAGGCTTAGGTTTGGGATTAAATATGGTTAAAAATATCTGTGATAAATATGGAATATTATATGAAGTATCATATTTAAATAATCAAAATATTTTTACATACAATTTATCAAATCTAAAAAGCTAG